The Cydia pomonella isolate Wapato2018A chromosome 20, ilCydPomo1, whole genome shotgun sequence genome contains a region encoding:
- the LOC133529135 gene encoding coiled-coil domain-containing protein 63-like, producing MSIPEDMEMEKIAEDELSKLQRQFRVMEIDRMSVMTSVQPTLRVQRNMIRTLNNDLDKIMLELKLTKSTSNVMESAKARDKLVSLLKDHERCSSEVREHRSTIHELNFLLKQVQKEIKALRTKGSGAEEEYAKSLTDQTMISQLENRLSTAMKRYNTVNSENYKMRLEIDRLLRDRQSFNGVWKTQIKRLLDGKAAILELVEQAIAAYDQREEWCSKLDGMKERAAIDYRKHCLEVRELQRQLDHSMKLEEFLRTKGTVRLTAADAKAEAKRLEQQEEEMRTYNNYVNILDAIREFAGEDDVDKLILEFNRREEENYALFNYINEVNTELKNLHDNVRSLRTTIDDEHAKHQAKLSKQQDSIESLRTTLDEKRQATAKLREEYARSDAVLNSLLQQIQQLAQ from the exons ATGTCGATCCCAGAGGATATGGAGATGGAGAAGATCGCAGAAGATGAGCTGTCCAAGCTGCAGAGACAG TTCCGCGTGATGGAAATAGACCGTATGTCTGTGATGACGAGCGTGCAGCCGACGCTCCGAGTACAAAGGAACATGATCCGCACCCTGAACAACGACCTGGACAAGATCATGCTGGAGCTGAAG CTAACAAAAAGCACCTCCAATGTGATGGAGAGCGCCAAGGCCCGTGACAAGTTGGTCTCACTTCTGAAAGATCACGAGCGCTGTTCTTCCGAAGTCCGTGAGCATCGCAGCACCATTCATGAGCTGAACTTCCTTCTCAAGCAAGTGCAGAAGGAGATAAAAGCGCTAAGGACCAAAGGCAGTGGTGCTGAAGAg GAATACGCCAAGTCCCTAACGGACCAGACCATGATCAGTCAGCTGGAGAACCGGCTGAGCACCGCCATGAAGCGCTATAACACAGTCAACAGCGAGAACTACAAGATGAGACTAGAGATCGACCGGCTTCTTAGAGACAG GCAGTCATTCAACGGCGTATGGAAGACCCAGATCAAGCGTCTTCTAGACGGGAAGGCTGCTATTTTGGAGCTAGTGGAACAGGCTATTGCAGCATATGATCAGAGGGAGGAATGGTGTTCGAAGCTTGATGGCATGAAGGAACGTGCGGCTATTGACTATAGGAAACATTGTCTC GAAGTTCGCGAACTGCAAAGGCAGCTGGATCACAGCATGAAGCTCGAAGAGTTCCTTCGGACCAAGGGCACAGTCAGACTGACGGCGGCAGACGCGAAGGCGGAGGCCAAGCGGCTTGAGCAACAAGAAGAAGAGATGAGGACCTATAACAACTATGTGAACATCTTGGATGCTATACGG GAGTTTGCAGGGGAAGATGACGTAGACAAACTTATCCTAGAGTTCAACAGACGAGAAGAAGAGAACTACGCGCTGTTCAACTACATCAACGAGGTCAACACAGAGCTGAAGAACCTTCATGACAACGTGCGATCACTCAGGACAACCATAG ACGATGAGCATGCCAAGCACCAAGCCAAGCTATCCAAGCAGCAGGACAGCATCGAATCCCTGCGTACAACGTTAGACGAGAAAAGACAAGCTACTGCGAAGCTGAGAGAAGAATATGCTCGCAGTGATGCGGTGCTGAACAGTTTGTTGCAGCAAATACAGCAGTTGGCGCAGTGA